In one window of Chryseobacterium phocaeense DNA:
- a CDS encoding TM2 domain-containing protein: MENYGYTKTEGTQNQNQQNSLSYRSEKKIPAAILGILVGWLALNKFYLGYTKEGVIQLVLNIITFGAASIIPFIEGILYLFMSDKQFDDTYVYGRKGWL, translated from the coding sequence ATGGAAAATTACGGATATACCAAAACGGAAGGCACACAAAATCAAAACCAACAAAACTCATTATCTTATCGTTCGGAGAAGAAAATTCCGGCGGCTATACTGGGAATTCTTGTAGGCTGGCTGGCTTTAAATAAGTTCTATCTGGGCTACACCAAAGAAGGAGTGATTCAGCTTGTTCTTAATATCATCACCTTTGGAGCGGCTTCTATTATTCCTTTTATCGAAGGAATTCTCTACCTGTTTATGAGTGATAAGCAGTTTGATGACACGTATGTTTATGGAAGGAAGGGATGGCTGTAG
- a CDS encoding bacteriocin, whose amino-acid sequence MKKLTKKELKNISGGNIRFPDANGNCPRGWYLCPKNVCINDNGGENPITPSSPYYHACFG is encoded by the coding sequence ATGAAAAAACTAACGAAAAAAGAATTGAAAAACATCAGTGGGGGAAACATCAGATTTCCTGATGCCAACGGCAACTGTCCAAGAGGCTGGTATCTGTGTCCGAAGAACGTATGCATCAATGATAATGGCGGGGAAAATCCTATCACACCCTCAAGTCCTTACTATCATGCCTGTTTCGGGTAA
- the hemB gene encoding porphobilinogen synthase, translated as MIHSRNRRLRVNESIRSLVRENILTTDDFVMPIFVMEGENQQEAIPSMPGIFRRSIDLTVKECKELFSLGVKSVNLYMKVSEHLKDNTGKEAWNKDGLMQQTIKAIKDAVPGMIVMPDVALDPYSIYGHDGIIENGKIVNDATNEALARMSVSHAEAGADIVAPSDMMDGRVLVIREALEESGFSDVGILSYSAKYASSFYGPFRSALDSAPKDSMEIPKDKKTYQMDFHNSREALNEVFKDIDEGADIIMIKPGLPYLDIVSKVREAIDLPIAVYNVSGEYAMVKAAAQNGWLDNDKTIIESLTCFKRAGADMIFTYFAKEAAMILNR; from the coding sequence ATGATACATTCAAGAAATAGAAGACTTAGAGTTAATGAATCTATCAGAAGTTTAGTAAGAGAAAATATACTTACAACGGATGATTTTGTAATGCCTATCTTCGTAATGGAGGGCGAAAACCAGCAGGAGGCAATTCCGTCGATGCCTGGAATATTCAGGAGAAGCATAGATTTGACGGTGAAAGAATGTAAGGAATTATTTTCTTTGGGTGTAAAATCGGTCAATTTGTACATGAAAGTGTCGGAACATTTAAAAGACAATACCGGAAAAGAAGCCTGGAACAAAGACGGGCTGATGCAGCAGACGATCAAAGCGATCAAAGATGCCGTTCCGGGAATGATTGTAATGCCGGACGTAGCGCTGGATCCATATTCTATTTACGGGCACGACGGAATCATTGAAAACGGAAAAATCGTGAACGATGCTACCAATGAAGCATTAGCGCGGATGTCTGTTTCCCATGCCGAAGCCGGAGCTGACATTGTGGCTCCAAGTGATATGATGGACGGCAGAGTATTGGTTATTCGTGAAGCTTTGGAAGAAAGCGGATTTTCAGATGTGGGAATTTTAAGCTATTCCGCAAAATATGCAAGCTCTTTCTACGGGCCTTTCAGAAGTGCTCTGGACAGCGCTCCGAAAGACAGTATGGAAATTCCGAAAGATAAAAAAACATACCAGATGGATTTCCACAATTCACGCGAAGCCCTGAACGAAGTATTTAAAGATATTGACGAAGGAGCCGATATCATTATGATCAAACCGGGACTACCGTATCTGGATATTGTTTCCAAAGTACGGGAAGCCATTGACCTTCCGATTGCCGTTTATAACGTGAGCGGAGAATATGCCATGGTAAAAGCTGCAGCTCAGAACGGATGGCTGGATAATGATAAAACCATCATTGAAAGTCTTACCTGTTTCAAAAGAGCCGGCGCAGACATGATTTTCACCTACTTTGCGAAAGAAGCAGCCATGATTCTGAACAGATAA
- a CDS encoding T9SS type A sorting domain-containing protein gives MKKLLLLFIFLGAFVGFSNNMQAQLREPGSPSQKSDDGVLVAYPNPAKDFLLIKAKDASLKIKSVTFYSILGTQVANYSVNMNSGEINIERLKPGKYLIRYILSDNTQKVTQIVKQ, from the coding sequence ATGAAAAAACTTTTACTTTTATTTATATTTTTAGGCGCTTTCGTTGGGTTTTCCAACAATATGCAAGCACAGCTGAGAGAGCCGGGTTCCCCTTCACAGAAGTCTGATGACGGTGTATTGGTAGCTTATCCCAATCCAGCAAAAGATTTCCTTCTGATCAAAGCAAAAGATGCTTCTTTAAAGATCAAAAGTGTAACCTTTTATTCAATTTTAGGAACGCAGGTAGCTAATTATTCTGTCAACATGAATTCCGGAGAGATCAATATTGAAAGATTAAAACCCGGAAAATATCTGATTCGCTATATTTTAAGCGATAACACCCAAAAGGTAACGCAAATCGTAAAACAATAA
- a CDS encoding ABC transporter ATP-binding protein gives MLKAEHIRKTYGAGAKVALDDFSIHVPQGSIYGLLGPNGAGKTSFIRIINQITQADSGDVFINGNKLNPAHIRDIGYMPEERGLYKNMSVGDQILYFGELKGMSKNDALNEAKKWFDKLHIDQWWKKKLSELSKGMAQKIQFVVTVLHRPHLLILDEPFSGFDPVNANLIKDQIIDLKNNGTTIILSTHRMESVEEMCDYVALINNSKKIIDGRVFDVREKFKKNIFGVTLSEVDQAQFENFKNTHDIFNFSNENNLVSFDLKNESGQNDILLDLVHVGKVRSFDEKIPSMNEVFINAVSNHS, from the coding sequence ATGCTTAAAGCTGAACATATCAGAAAGACGTATGGTGCCGGGGCAAAAGTAGCATTGGATGATTTCAGCATCCATGTTCCCCAGGGCAGTATTTATGGTCTTTTAGGTCCGAACGGAGCCGGAAAAACTTCTTTTATCCGTATCATCAACCAGATTACCCAGGCGGATTCCGGAGATGTATTCATCAATGGAAATAAACTCAACCCTGCGCACATCAGGGACATCGGTTACATGCCCGAAGAAAGAGGTCTGTACAAAAACATGAGTGTGGGAGACCAGATCCTTTATTTTGGAGAGCTGAAAGGAATGAGCAAGAATGATGCGCTGAATGAAGCCAAAAAATGGTTTGACAAACTTCACATCGACCAATGGTGGAAGAAAAAGCTTTCGGAACTTTCGAAAGGGATGGCACAGAAGATCCAGTTTGTAGTAACCGTTCTTCACCGTCCGCATCTTCTGATCCTGGATGAGCCCTTCTCCGGTTTTGATCCTGTGAACGCCAATTTGATTAAAGACCAGATCATCGATCTAAAAAATAACGGAACCACGATTATCCTGTCCACCCACAGAATGGAAAGTGTTGAGGAAATGTGTGATTATGTAGCGCTGATCAACAATTCTAAAAAAATCATCGATGGAAGGGTGTTCGACGTAAGGGAAAAGTTTAAGAAGAATATTTTCGGAGTAACTCTTTCTGAGGTTGATCAGGCTCAATTTGAAAATTTTAAAAACACCCACGATATTTTTAATTTTTCCAATGAAAATAATCTGGTTTCTTTTGACCTGAAAAATGAGAGCGGACAGAATGATATTCTGCTTGATCTCGTACACGTAGGAAAAGTAAGGTCATTCGATGAGAAAATCCCAAGCATGAACGAAGTGTTTATTAATGCTGTAAGCAATCATTCCTAA
- a CDS encoding ABC transporter permease has protein sequence MNNIFLITKREFLTQVKKKSFIILTLLAPVLLIAFGAVIGLMFKANESHSIIEVVDKSGLFRDQLKSDDKLNYVIVSAADEKAKINNLKDNESLDGILILPELKDHDYTALENGTRLIVNSKMGFDTKQKIVSDITNVIRKERIKQLGIQETQLNSLDQGFTLKTINVSDNNKEDSDLAFGVKSGLSILLMYVTFMFIIIYGVRVMRSVLEEKNNRVVEIIISSVKPFELMMGKILGVTLVALTQFLIWISMSVVGALVLNTGFSSFQKNIPGGNEELASKLDITQIATQVSHSLLELNFPLIIFVFIVFFLLGYIFYSSIYAAIGSAVDNETETQQFTLFAILPLTLGMYGSFSLMNNPDGPLGFWLSIIPFTSPVAMIARIPFGVPAWQIALSIALLLGTTVFMIFLAGKIYRVGILMYGNKATLKEIWKWIKG, from the coding sequence ATGAACAATATTTTTTTAATTACCAAAAGGGAATTTCTGACTCAGGTTAAGAAAAAATCCTTCATTATACTGACATTGCTTGCTCCTGTTTTATTAATCGCATTCGGAGCAGTAATAGGGCTTATGTTTAAAGCTAATGAGTCTCACAGCATTATTGAAGTGGTGGATAAAAGCGGGCTTTTCAGGGACCAGCTGAAGTCTGATGACAAACTGAATTACGTCATCGTTTCCGCTGCTGATGAGAAAGCAAAGATCAATAATTTAAAAGACAACGAATCCCTGGACGGTATCCTGATTCTTCCTGAACTGAAAGACCATGACTATACCGCTCTAGAGAACGGCACGAGACTTATTGTGAATTCCAAGATGGGCTTTGATACCAAGCAAAAAATTGTTTCCGATATTACCAATGTTATCAGAAAGGAAAGAATCAAGCAGCTGGGCATTCAGGAAACGCAGCTGAACAGTCTTGATCAGGGCTTCACGCTTAAGACCATCAATGTTTCCGATAACAATAAGGAAGATTCCGATCTTGCTTTTGGAGTAAAAAGCGGGTTAAGCATTCTATTAATGTATGTGACATTTATGTTCATCATTATTTATGGAGTAAGGGTAATGAGAAGTGTTCTTGAAGAGAAGAACAACCGTGTAGTGGAAATCATTATTTCATCAGTAAAGCCTTTTGAGCTGATGATGGGTAAAATATTAGGGGTAACCCTGGTGGCTCTAACGCAGTTCCTGATCTGGATTTCCATGTCTGTGGTAGGAGCGCTGGTTTTAAATACCGGATTTTCATCTTTTCAAAAAAATATTCCCGGCGGCAACGAGGAACTTGCCAGTAAACTTGATATCACGCAGATTGCTACACAGGTTTCTCACAGTTTGCTGGAACTGAACTTTCCGCTGATTATTTTTGTATTTATTGTATTTTTCCTTCTGGGATATATTTTCTACAGCTCCATATATGCAGCCATCGGCTCTGCAGTAGATAACGAAACGGAGACACAGCAGTTCACTTTATTTGCTATTTTACCGCTTACCTTAGGTATGTACGGAAGTTTTTCTTTAATGAACAATCCTGACGGTCCTTTGGGCTTCTGGCTGTCTATTATTCCGTTTACCTCACCGGTTGCCATGATTGCGAGAATACCTTTTGGGGTTCCAGCATGGCAGATTGCATTGTCTATTGCCTTACTACTGGGAACTACTGTTTTCATGATATTCCTTGCCGGAAAGATCTACCGTGTAGGGATCCTGATGTATGGAAATAAAGCTACCTTGAAGGAGATCTGGAAGTGGATTAAGGGCTAA
- a CDS encoding porin family protein, whose translation MKKLLLTAALTLSTLSFAQIDFKSTRFGVTAGGNYSRVRNAHNPSGPRFAFQGGVLALIPVGKANQFYIQPEVVYYGAGETGKDKDSKSKSGYDAVYANNYLSVPVYFKGYFSEAESEFFGMIGPRFNFLMSQNVKNAPADRPYYDPDYVITGSQYPAGVSGKAASFNFALGLGIGYSYKRQLELALKYDLGLSDTYPDLAKDKGGTDKSKSEQVISLSLSYIFK comes from the coding sequence ATGAAAAAACTTTTATTAACCGCAGCATTGACCCTTTCAACCCTGTCTTTTGCCCAGATTGATTTCAAAAGCACAAGATTTGGAGTCACGGCAGGTGGTAACTATTCCAGAGTAAGAAATGCCCATAACCCTTCCGGCCCGAGATTCGCATTTCAGGGCGGAGTTCTGGCACTGATCCCGGTGGGGAAAGCCAACCAGTTTTATATTCAGCCTGAGGTTGTTTATTATGGAGCCGGAGAAACCGGAAAAGATAAAGATTCTAAATCAAAAAGCGGTTATGATGCAGTATACGCTAACAACTACCTGAGTGTACCTGTTTATTTTAAAGGATATTTTTCTGAGGCAGAATCAGAATTCTTTGGAATGATAGGACCAAGATTTAACTTTCTGATGAGTCAGAACGTTAAAAACGCTCCGGCAGACAGACCGTATTATGATCCGGATTATGTTATTACAGGCTCTCAATATCCAGCCGGAGTGAGTGGAAAAGCAGCCAGCTTTAACTTTGCTCTTGGATTGGGAATAGGGTATAGTTATAAAAGACAGCTGGAATTAGCTCTTAAGTATGACTTAGGCCTTTCAGATACTTATCCTGATCTGGCTAAAGACAAAGGAGGTACTGATAAAAGCAAGTCTGAGCAGGTGATCAGCCTGAGCTTAAGCTACATCTTCAAATAG
- the sucD gene encoding succinate--CoA ligase subunit alpha, translating into MSILVNKDSKVIVQGFTGNEGTFHAGQMIEYGTNVVGGVTPGKGGSEHLGKPVFNTVADAVAKAGANVSIIFVPPAFAADAIMEAAEAGIKVIVCITEGIPVADMVKVKSYIADRDCRLIGPNCPGIITSDEAKIGIMPGFVFKKGKVGIVSKSGTLTYEAADQVVKAGFGVSTAIGIGGDPIIGTTTREALELFINDPETEAVVMIGEIGGGLEAEAARWYKASGSTKPVVGFIAGQTAPKGRTMGHAGAIVGGDEDTAQAKMQIMRDNGINVVDSPADIGATVAKVLG; encoded by the coding sequence ATGTCAATTTTAGTAAACAAAGATTCTAAAGTAATTGTACAAGGATTTACAGGGAACGAAGGTACTTTCCACGCGGGCCAGATGATTGAATACGGAACCAACGTAGTAGGCGGGGTTACTCCGGGAAAAGGAGGATCTGAGCACTTAGGAAAACCTGTATTTAACACGGTAGCGGATGCTGTGGCAAAAGCCGGAGCAAACGTAAGTATCATTTTCGTACCACCTGCATTCGCTGCTGATGCGATCATGGAGGCTGCTGAAGCAGGAATCAAAGTGATCGTATGTATTACTGAAGGTATTCCGGTAGCAGATATGGTAAAAGTAAAATCTTATATCGCTGACAGAGACTGTAGATTAATCGGTCCTAACTGTCCTGGAATTATTACTTCTGATGAAGCTAAAATTGGTATCATGCCAGGTTTCGTTTTCAAAAAAGGAAAAGTAGGTATCGTTTCAAAATCAGGTACACTTACTTACGAAGCTGCTGACCAAGTAGTAAAAGCTGGTTTCGGTGTTTCTACAGCAATCGGTATCGGTGGTGACCCAATCATCGGAACTACAACAAGAGAAGCTCTGGAATTATTCATCAACGATCCTGAAACTGAAGCCGTAGTAATGATCGGTGAAATTGGTGGTGGATTAGAAGCTGAAGCGGCAAGATGGTACAAAGCAAGCGGATCTACTAAACCGGTTGTAGGATTTATCGCAGGACAAACTGCTCCAAAAGGAAGAACTATGGGGCACGCTGGTGCTATTGTAGGTGGTGATGAAGATACTGCTCAGGCTAAAATGCAGATCATGAGAGATAACGGAATAAACGTGGTAGATTCTCCAGCTGACATCGGTGCTACCGTTGCAAAAGTTTTAGGATAA
- a CDS encoding UDP-3-O-(3-hydroxymyristoyl)glucosamine N-acyltransferase — translation MRFHSPQKLKTIADLIGAEFVGPEDFEVLGTNEIHMVKQGEIVFVNHPKYYDKALHSDATIILIDKKVDCPEGKALLVSDDPFRDFNKINTHFTRIYNFTEELHDAEIGEGTRIHRTAVIGNNVKIGKNCLIFPNVVIGDRTVIGDNVIIQSGTVLGGDAFYYRKLDGNFDRLISVGNVVIENNVEIGNNCTIDRGVTDSTIIGEGSVLDNQIQIGHDTVIGKKCLIASQVGIAGCCVIGDEVTLWGQVGIASGNKIEAGSVLLGKTGVNRDLKKGTYIGMFAEDFKGYLKKEVKLRNLK, via the coding sequence ATGAGATTTCATTCTCCGCAAAAGCTCAAAACTATTGCCGATTTAATAGGCGCGGAATTTGTTGGTCCGGAAGATTTTGAAGTACTGGGAACCAACGAGATCCACATGGTAAAACAGGGCGAAATTGTTTTCGTCAACCATCCTAAATATTATGACAAAGCACTTCATTCCGATGCTACCATCATTCTGATTGATAAAAAGGTAGATTGTCCGGAAGGAAAAGCTCTTCTGGTTTCTGATGATCCTTTCAGAGACTTCAACAAGATCAATACCCATTTTACAAGAATATACAATTTTACGGAAGAACTTCATGATGCTGAAATAGGAGAGGGAACCAGGATTCATCGCACTGCAGTGATCGGGAACAATGTGAAGATCGGCAAGAACTGCCTGATTTTTCCGAATGTGGTGATAGGCGACAGAACCGTAATCGGCGATAATGTGATCATCCAATCGGGAACTGTTCTGGGCGGCGACGCTTTCTATTACAGAAAACTGGACGGAAATTTTGACCGTCTGATCTCCGTAGGAAATGTGGTGATAGAAAATAATGTAGAAATCGGAAACAATTGTACAATTGACAGAGGTGTTACGGATTCTACCATCATTGGGGAAGGCTCCGTCCTGGATAATCAGATTCAGATCGGACACGATACGGTGATCGGTAAAAAATGTCTGATCGCATCTCAGGTGGGAATTGCAGGATGTTGTGTTATCGGTGATGAGGTGACCCTTTGGGGGCAGGTTGGCATCGCGTCCGGAAATAAAATCGAAGCAGGTTCTGTGCTTCTTGGTAAAACGGGAGTTAACAGGGATCTGAAAAAAGGAACTTATATCGGGATGTTTGCGGAAGATTTCAAAGGCTATCTGAAAAAAGAAGTAAAGCTGAGAAATCTCAAATAA
- the efp gene encoding elongation factor P has protein sequence MATSNDIRKGLCIEYSNDIFKVIEFLHVKPGKGPAFVRTKLKSVTNGKVIDNTFSAGHKIDEVKVITRKFQYLYDDENGFHFMNNDDFSQLYLNKEMIENAQFMKAGEEVTIILKEVDETPLSAELPQSVYLEVIEADPGVKGNTATNALKNAIVETGARVMVPLFIEPGDKIKVSTEDGSYLERVK, from the coding sequence ATGGCAACAAGTAACGATATCAGAAAGGGACTTTGCATTGAGTACAGTAACGATATTTTTAAAGTAATCGAGTTTCTTCACGTAAAGCCGGGTAAAGGTCCTGCATTCGTAAGAACAAAACTAAAGTCAGTAACCAACGGGAAAGTAATCGATAATACGTTCTCGGCAGGTCACAAAATTGACGAAGTAAAAGTAATCACGAGAAAGTTCCAGTATCTTTATGATGATGAGAACGGGTTCCACTTCATGAATAATGATGATTTCTCTCAATTATATCTGAATAAAGAAATGATTGAAAACGCTCAGTTTATGAAAGCTGGGGAGGAAGTAACCATTATTTTGAAAGAAGTAGACGAAACTCCGCTTTCTGCCGAACTTCCTCAGTCCGTATATCTGGAAGTTATTGAAGCTGATCCGGGAGTAAAAGGAAATACAGCTACCAACGCTCTTAAAAACGCAATCGTTGAAACAGGAGCAAGAGTAATGGTTCCTTTATTCATTGAGCCGGGAGACAAAATTAAAGTGAGCACAGAAGACGGAAGCTACTTAGAAAGAGTAAAATAA
- the lpxA gene encoding acyl-ACP--UDP-N-acetylglucosamine O-acyltransferase, with translation MIHQLAAVDKRAKISKNVIVEPFTTIAGDVEIGEGSWIGPNVTIMDGARIGKNCRIFPGTVISAIPQDLKFDGEDTQVIIGDETTIRECVTVNRGTKALGFTKIGKNCLIMATSHIAHDCVIGDHVIIVNGCGIAGHVEIGDYTVMGGLSAVHQFGKIGKHVMISGGTLVRKDIPPYVKVAREPMSYAGINSVGLRRRGFTNEKIFEIQKIYRAIFQMKMNVSQAISHIEKEMLPTAERDEILQFIQNSPRGIVKGYGTGKDSNS, from the coding sequence ATGATTCATCAATTAGCCGCCGTAGATAAACGTGCAAAAATCAGCAAAAACGTTATTGTAGAACCGTTTACTACAATTGCAGGAGATGTGGAAATTGGAGAAGGCAGCTGGATCGGTCCCAATGTTACCATTATGGATGGAGCCAGAATAGGAAAAAACTGCAGGATTTTTCCCGGAACAGTTATTTCAGCCATTCCTCAGGATCTCAAGTTTGACGGCGAAGATACTCAGGTGATCATCGGCGACGAAACCACCATCAGAGAATGCGTTACTGTAAACAGGGGAACAAAAGCCTTAGGTTTTACAAAAATCGGTAAAAACTGCCTCATTATGGCAACTTCACATATAGCCCACGACTGTGTCATCGGTGATCATGTGATTATCGTTAATGGCTGTGGTATTGCCGGGCACGTGGAAATTGGTGATTATACGGTGATGGGCGGCCTTAGTGCTGTTCACCAGTTTGGAAAAATCGGAAAGCACGTGATGATATCAGGAGGTACCCTGGTAAGAAAAGATATTCCGCCCTACGTGAAAGTGGCGAGAGAGCCTATGTCTTATGCCGGAATCAATTCTGTAGGATTGAGAAGAAGAGGATTTACCAATGAGAAGATTTTCGAAATCCAAAAGATCTACAGAGCTATTTTCCAGATGAAGATGAACGTTTCACAGGCTATTTCACATATTGAGAAAGAAATGCTTCCTACTGCGGAAAGAGATGAGATCCTTCAGTTTATCCAAAACTCTCCTAGAGGTATTGTGAAAGGCTACGGAACCGGAAAAGACAGTAACTCTTAA
- a CDS encoding bifunctional UDP-3-O-[3-hydroxymyristoyl] N-acetylglucosamine deacetylase/3-hydroxyacyl-ACP dehydratase, with protein MSDMQKTLQEEVTLSGIGLHTGKEVKLTIKPAKENTGFVFVRTDLEGHPQVEADVNYVVATERGTTLEKLGVKITTCEHLLAALVGCDIDNAILEMDASEPPILDGSSKFFVEAIESVGITEQNIAREYLVIKEVLSYADPASGSEITIIPSDTYEVTTMVDFGTKVLGTQNATLKNISEFKDEISSARTFSFLHELEMLLDHGLIRGGDISNAIVYVDKDLTPDTTEKLKKAFGKDNVSIRPNGILDNLTLNYPNEAARHKLLDVIGDLALAGVKIKGKVIANKPGHYVNTQFAKKLNRQWKLQKKKNVPDFDLTKEPVFDINGIMKLMPHRPPFLLIDKVLELSDSHVVGLKNVTMNEPFFVGHFPKEPVMPGVLQVEALAQTGGILVLASVPDPENYSTYFIKIDKVKFKRKVVPGDTMIFKIELIEPIRRGIVHMQGYGYVGDTVAVEAELMAQVAKNKVD; from the coding sequence ATGAGTGATATGCAAAAAACACTCCAGGAAGAAGTAACGCTTTCTGGAATTGGCCTTCATACCGGTAAAGAAGTAAAACTTACCATTAAACCTGCTAAAGAAAATACAGGTTTTGTGTTCGTAAGAACAGACCTTGAGGGGCATCCTCAGGTAGAAGCTGATGTTAATTATGTAGTAGCCACAGAAAGAGGAACAACATTAGAAAAATTAGGCGTAAAAATTACTACCTGCGAGCACCTTCTGGCGGCTTTGGTAGGATGTGATATTGATAATGCCATTCTGGAAATGGACGCTTCCGAACCTCCGATTCTGGACGGATCTTCAAAATTCTTTGTTGAAGCTATTGAAAGCGTAGGTATTACAGAGCAGAATATTGCCAGAGAATATCTGGTGATCAAAGAAGTTCTGAGCTATGCAGATCCGGCGTCGGGATCAGAAATTACCATTATTCCTTCAGATACTTATGAAGTGACTACCATGGTAGATTTCGGAACCAAAGTTTTGGGAACCCAGAATGCTACCCTTAAAAATATTTCAGAATTTAAAGACGAGATCTCTTCTGCCAGAACATTCAGCTTCCTGCATGAACTGGAAATGCTTTTGGATCACGGATTGATCAGAGGGGGAGATATTTCGAACGCCATCGTATATGTAGATAAGGATCTTACTCCCGATACTACTGAAAAACTGAAAAAAGCATTCGGAAAAGACAATGTTTCTATCAGACCGAATGGTATTCTGGATAATCTGACATTAAACTATCCTAATGAAGCTGCAAGACATAAATTACTCGATGTAATAGGAGACCTTGCTTTAGCGGGAGTAAAAATAAAAGGAAAGGTGATTGCAAACAAGCCTGGACATTATGTGAATACACAGTTTGCAAAAAAATTAAACCGTCAGTGGAAATTGCAGAAGAAAAAAAATGTTCCGGATTTTGATTTAACCAAAGAGCCGGTATTTGATATCAACGGAATTATGAAGCTCATGCCTCACAGACCTCCGTTCCTATTGATTGATAAAGTTCTTGAACTTTCAGATTCCCATGTGGTAGGTCTGAAAAATGTGACGATGAATGAACCGTTCTTCGTAGGGCATTTCCCTAAAGAGCCTGTAATGCCGGGTGTATTACAGGTAGAAGCTTTAGCACAGACAGGAGGAATTCTTGTATTGGCAAGTGTTCCGGATCCTGAAAACTATTCCACTTATTTTATTAAAATTGATAAAGTGAAATTCAAGAGAAAAGTAGTTCCTGGCGATACTATGATTTTCAAAATTGAATTGATAGAGCCTATCAGAAGAGGAATTGTACACATGCAGGGGTACGGATATGTGGGAGATACTGTAGCAGTAGAAGCAGAACTAATGGCTCAAGTCGCAAAAAATAAAGTTGATTAA
- the lpxD gene encoding UDP-3-O-(3-hydroxymyristoyl)glucosamine N-acyltransferase, producing MEFTASQIASFIDGQIIGDESTVITGVSPIENGESGHLSFIAQDRFSHFLDTSKCSVIIVSEKLIDKVNYNPTLIVVKDAYLSFQILMNLYQEMQGRKEGIENGSSIHDTAVVGDRVYIGAFTYVSEKAKIGEGSQIYPHVYIGKGVKIGKNCKIDSGARIYDYCIIGDNCVIHSNTVVGGDGFGFQPTAEGFKKIPQLGNVIIEDDVEIGSNCSIDRATIGSTIIGKGTKIDNLIQIAHNVKIGQNNVIAAQAGIAGSTTIGDWNQIGGQVGVVGHIKIGNQVKIQAQSGVNSSVGDRETLYGSPAISYNDYLRNYVHFRNFTEIVKRINNLENTSKDKTNE from the coding sequence ATGGAATTTACAGCTTCGCAAATTGCAAGTTTTATTGACGGACAGATAATAGGCGACGAAAGCACGGTTATTACAGGAGTTTCACCAATTGAGAATGGTGAATCAGGACATCTTTCTTTTATAGCACAGGATAGATTTTCGCATTTTTTAGATACCTCAAAATGCTCCGTTATTATTGTTTCGGAAAAACTTATAGATAAAGTTAATTATAATCCTACCTTAATTGTCGTAAAGGATGCCTACCTTTCTTTCCAGATTTTAATGAATCTGTACCAGGAAATGCAGGGCCGGAAAGAAGGAATCGAAAATGGTTCCTCTATTCATGACACCGCTGTGGTGGGAGATAGAGTATACATCGGGGCATTTACGTATGTCTCTGAGAAAGCTAAAATCGGAGAAGGTTCACAGATTTATCCGCATGTATATATCGGTAAAGGAGTAAAGATCGGTAAGAACTGTAAAATAGACAGTGGTGCCAGAATTTATGACTACTGTATTATAGGGGACAATTGTGTAATTCATTCCAATACGGTAGTAGGAGGTGACGGGTTTGGTTTTCAGCCTACAGCAGAAGGATTTAAAAAAATTCCCCAACTTGGAAACGTCATCATTGAAGACGATGTGGAGATCGGCTCAAACTGCAGTATAGACAGGGCTACCATTGGTTCTACCATCATCGGGAAAGGAACGAAGATCGACAACCTGATCCAGATTGCCCACAATGTGAAAATAGGGCAGAACAACGTGATTGCAGCACAGGCCGGAATTGCAGGATCTACCACCATCGGAGACTGGAACCAGATCGGCGGTCAGGTGGGTGTAGTGGGTCATATTAAAATTGGCAACCAGGTGAAGATTCAGGCGCAGAGCGGTGTGAATTCCAGTGTAGGTGACAGGGAGACCTTATACGGATCTCCGGCAATAAGCTACAACGACTATCTTAGAAACTATGTACATTTCAGGAATTTCACTGAAATTGTAAAGAGAATAAATAATCTTGAGAATACCTCAAAAGATAAAACTAATGAGTGA